The following are encoded in a window of Labrus bergylta chromosome 16, fLabBer1.1, whole genome shotgun sequence genomic DNA:
- the caskin1 gene encoding caskin-1 isoform X6: MGKDQELLQAVKTEDLLTVQKLLQRPRPGKAKLLGSAKKVNVNFQDTDGFSPLHHASLNGNLELITLLLESQAAVDIRDQKGMRPLHYAAWQGKAEPMKMLLKSGSSVNGQSDEGQIPLHLAAQHGHYDVSEMLLQHQSNPCIVDNAGKTPLDLACEFGRVGVVQLLLSSNMCAALLEPKKGDTHDPNGTSPLHLAAKNGHIDIIRLLIQAGIDINRQTKAGTALHEAALCGKTEAVRLLLESGINAAVRNTYSQTALDIVYQFTATQASREIKQLLRDASAALQVRALKDYCNNYDLTSLNIKAGDVITVLEQHPDGRWKGCIHDNRTGNDRVGYFPSTMVEVISKRTGLASTVICTQQFQKIPLVPPATVAPANAVVNGNDTTFHQIHILPPPPPPPPHSHQPLLPLFTSFGYNKSPVTSPLGDTPTGPGCRGSEASPHSSPSPSSGPHGGSNEEIWVLRKPVAGGDRSSVGSSGSVTSLRSSGSGQSAGSATHILHAQAEGVKLLATVLSQSAKAKEHLMEQSKSVDQSTAGSASSSRTSSQSGCPLHEAPPYDATASRKGEGPGEGKSSEAVVQWLSDFQLQVYAPNFLGAGYDLPTISRMTPEDLTAIGITKPGHRKKMTSEINKLSVNEWLPEQKPANLGEWLSAVGLSQYHQVLVQNGYENIEFITDITWEDLQEIGITKLGHQKKLMLAVKRLAEMQRNSDGRGSLKKKPPPITQQKEVMSLDGPPPDELMSPKMGTFQDSELSKELQTALTQPGQEVCKAQRNRTLSKDHDEVMTGGGGGGGGGGGGGGGGGGGGGGGCAGPPKKEARTMRQQSSQSSTSSHRGSMSSQGKHRHSHSHSQPAPPYTPPHTPTKTRTSSSSSSSSVQSTASPQAKHRPSTQYNQGERPQSPRSQPPQSPTQRGPPCPQPQPQPQQPQQPPVQLQQQTPPQHQPQTQVMEVGENQQPQVPLLCLPPEAELAKGEESESSALQKKQTHSLTRYAVSDGECDERAGEGGEAGVEVRGGQGSAVFRGVGVKYATVTHRVSRSHSVRNQEKAVSRNHTALRQKKKGPPPPPPKRSSSAITGSNSNLTEANAQQNTLTTTGGMLDVPYNQQRRASDLGVSVETGIVETSSVGSVRSIAAMLEMSSIGGGAKGMALQKNFLQVGKTRDAIGLDGEVVNRRRTISGPVSELVAAARRDQPTPTALPSPTPQPEPSPVLVNSPSPNPPSSPHPSSGGSGSSSENLPFADEGSLTIRRQGRGEGEGQCVFCVCLQGDDEGPQGDGGYPQEDVSRVEPTTTLKRRPRSSTPHPNGSDFTLQESSTVKRRPKSRDKEPEGFADMAAANGEPVGSGQPNTTQPVSYQNGTGTVKRRPVSDVGVTEQPQPQPQPQPQPQPQPQPQPQPQPQPQPQHQPQPQPQVTAVPRRNSADQGAPVGNEAAPVRKPKPPVSPKPVMAQIKRQGGPQTPPQPVSNKRVPLPGPGTPGSPVEGKKIPPPVSPKPNPPPMAPKPAKLIHSMTSPSSPTPAPATAPMKHSIVARQTSSPPCFPPSNIPSLPNAKPLSPSPQSPHTPQTPTTPQTPQTPATPSPTPPPVKPPRSSIGGVSVDSGMTGGGVTVPAPTTPDFGVGSLVHQKLEETSASLAAALQAVEEKILHQEDSVDEQKTTVSILDDIGSMFDDLADQLDAMLE, from the exons GTTTTCTCCGCTGCATCATGCATCACTCAATGGGAACCTGGAGCTCATCACTCTGCTGCTGGAGTCACAGGCTGCTGTGGACATCAGAGACCAGAAAG GTATGCGGCCGCTGCACTACGCTGCCTGGCAGGGGAAGGCGGAACCTATGAAGATGTTGCTGAAATCTGGTTCATCTGTCAACGGCCAATCAGATGAAGGACAGATTCCTCTCCACCTGGCAGCGCAGCACGGCCACTACGACGTG TCGGAGATGCTGCTGCAGCACCAGTCCAATCCTTGTATTGTGGACAACGCAGGGAAAACACCTCTGGACCTGGCCTGTGAGTTCGGCAGAGTTGGG gTGGTCCAGTTGTTGCTGTCCAGTAACATGTGTGCTGCTTTACTGGAGCCCAAAAAAGGAGACACCCATGACCCCAATGGGACATCTCCGCTGCACCTGGCTGCCAAGAATGGACACATAGACATCATCag ACTGTTGATCCAGGCGGGCATCGACATCAACAGACAGACCAAAGCGGGCACTGCCCTGCATGAAGCAGCCCTGTGTGGAAAGACAGAGGCAGTGAGACTCCTGCTGGAA AGTGGTATCAACGCCGCAGTAAGAAACACCTACAGCCAGACGGCGCTGGACATTGTCTACCAGTTCACTGCAACACAAGCCAGCAGAGAGATCAAACAGCTGCTGAGGG ATGCATCAGCAGCTCTTCAGGTTCGAGCTTTGAAGGATTACTGCAACAACTATGACTTGACCAGCCTCAACATCAAAGCAGGAGACGTCATTACG GTTTTGGAGCAGCACCCTGATGGACGCTGGAAAGGCTGTATCCATGACAACCGAACAGGGAATGACCGAGTGGGCTACTTCCCTTCTACCATGGTGGAAGTCATCAGCAAACGCACAG GTTTGGCCAGCACAGTCATTTGCACTCAACAGTTTCAAAAGATACCGCTGGTTCCTCCGGCGACGGTTGCCCCTGCCAACGCGGTAGTCAACGGCAACGACACCACGTTCCATCAGATCCATATCCTGCCTccaccgcctcctcctccaccacatTCCCATCAGCCACTGCTTCCACTTTTCACTTCCTTTGGCTATAACAAGTCGCCCGTGACAAGCCCACTGGGAGACACACCCACTGGCCCAG GTTGTCGCGGCTCAGAGGCAAGTCCTCACAGCTCTCCCTCCCCATCCAGCGGGCCCCATGGAGGCTCCAACGAAGAGATCTGGGTACTGCGCAAGCCCGTGGCAG GTGGAGATCGCAGCAGTGTTGGTAGCTCTGGCAGTGTCACCAGTCTGAGGTCATCCGGCAGCGGTCAAAGTGCCGGCAGCGCCACACACATCCTCCACGCACAGGCTGAAGGGGTGAAG CTACTAGCCACAgtcttgtctcagtctgcaaaagccaaggagCATCTGATGGAGCAGTCCAAGTCTGTGGACCAGTCTACA GCAGGCTCTGCCAGTTCCTCGCGGACATCCAGCCAATCGGGCTGTCCTCTTCACGAGGCGCCGCCTTATGACGCCACGGCAAgcaggaagggggaggggccaGGCGAGGGGAAG AGCTCAGAGGCCGTTGTCCAATGGCTGAGCGACTTTCAGCTGCAGGTCTACGCACCAAACTTCCTGGGCGCTGGGTATGACTTGCCCACCATTAGCCGAATGACCCCAGAG gatcTGACAGCTATAGGAATAACTAAACCAGGTCACAGAAAGAAGATGACTTCAGAAATTAACAAGCTAAGTGTCAATGAGTGGCTTCCTGAGCAGAAACCT GCTAATCTTGGAGAGTGGCTATCTGCTGTTGGTCTAAGCCAGTACCATCAGGTATTAGTGCAGAATGGCTATGAGAATATCGAATTCATCACCGACATCACCTGGGAGGACCTGCAGGAAATAGGCATTACTAAACTAG GCCACCAGAAGAAGCTAATGCTAGCAGTGAAACGACTGGCTGAAATGCAGCGCAATTCTGATGGGCGGGGCTCCCTTAAAAAGAAACCTCCACCAATCACACAGCAGAAGGAAGTCATGTCATTGGATGGCCCGCCTCCAGACG agctcaTGTCTCCAAAGATGGGCACCTTCCAGGACAGCGAGTTAAGCAAAGAGCTACAGACTGCCTTGACCCAGCCAGGACAAGAAGTCTGCAAAGCTCAACGAAATCGCACTCTGAGCAAAGACcatgatgaggtgatgacaggaggaggaggcggaggaggcggaggaggcggaggaggaggaggaggaggaggaggaggaggaggaggatgtgctGGGCCACCTAAGAAGGAGGCACGGACTATGAGGCAGCAGAGCAGCCAAAGCAGCACGTCCTCTCACAGAGGCAGTATGTCCTCACAGGGAAAACACCGTCACTCCCACTCCCATTCCCAGCCTGCACCTCCCTACACACCGCCTCACACTCCTACCAAGACAAgaacttcctcttcctcctccagctcctctgtCCAGAGCACAGCTTCCCCGCAGGCCAAACACAGGCCGTCCACCCAGTACAACCAGGGTGAGAGACCTCAGTCGCCACGCTCCCAACCCCCTCAGTCTCCAACTCAGCGCGGACCTCCATGTCCACAGCCTCAGCCCCAGCCCCAGCAACCACAGCAGCCTCCAGTCCAGCTGCAGCAACAGACACCTCCTCAGCACCAGCCACAGACACAGGTCATGGAGGTAGGGGAGAATCAACAACCCCAGGTCCCActcctctgcctccccccaGAGGCTGAGCTGGCTAAGGGAGAAGAATCAGAGTCTTCAGCGCTCCAGAAGAAACAAACCCACAGCCTCACCAGGTACGCTGTCTCAGATGGTGAGTGTGACGAGAGGGCAGGTGAAGGTGGAGAAGCAGGGGTGGAAGTTAGGGGAGGCCAGGGCTCTGCGGTCTTCAGAGGGGTAGGGGTCAAATATGCAACAGTGACCCATCGTGTTAGCCGCAGCCACTCTGTTCGCAACCAGGAAAAAGCTGTCAGCCGCAACCACACAGCTCTGCGTCAGAAGAAAAAAGGTCCGCCCCCACCTCCGCCCAAACGCTCTAGCTCCGCCATTACAGGCTCGAACTCCAACCTGACGGAGGCCAACGCACAACAGAACACGCTCACCACCACAGGAGGGATGCTGGACGTGCCTTACAACCAACAGCGGAGGGCCAGCGATCTGGGGGTGTCTGTGGAGACTGGGATTGTAGAGACCAGCAGTGTAGGTAGCGTAAGGAGCATCGCTGCCATGTTGGAGATGTCTTCTATAGGGGGTGGAGCCAAAGGCATGGCATTGCAGAAGAATTTCCTGCAG GTGGGGAAAACACGTGATGCCATTGGTCTGGACGGTGAAGTGGTGAACAGACGACGGACTATTAGTGGTCCTGTCAGTGAGCTTGTCGCAGCTGCCAGGCGTGACCAGCCAACTCCTACTGCTTTACCTTCACCAACACCCCAGCCTGAACCCTCCCCTGTCCTGGTGAATTCCCCGTCACCTAACCCCCCGTCCTCCCCACACCCAAGCTCGGGTGGCAGCGGCAGTTCATCAGAGAACCTTCCGTTTGCAGATGAGGGAAGCTTGACCATTCGCCGCCAGGGtcgaggagaaggagaaggacag tgtgtattttgtgtttgtctgcaggggGATGACGAGGGTCCCCAAGGAGACGGAGGATACCCGCAGGAGGACGTCTCCAGGGTTGAACCCACAACTACCTTAAAGAGACGACCTCGCAGCTCCACACCCCACCCCAATGGGTCGGACTTCACTCTCCAGGAGTCGTCCACCGTGAAACGACGGCCAAAGAGCCGGGACAAGGAGCCGGAAGGCTTTGCTGACATGGCTGCAGCTAACGGAGAGCCTGTAGGGTCTGGGCAGCCAAACACGACGCAGCCAGTGTCCTACCAGAATGGCACAGGCACAGTGAAACGCCGGCCAGTGTCTGATGTTGGAGTGACTGAGCAGCCGCAGCCTCAGCCTCAACCTCAACCTCAGCCTCAACCTCAACCCCAACCTCAACCTCAACCTCAACCTCAACCTCAACCCCAACATCAACCGCAACCTCAACCACAAGTGACTGCTGTTCCTCGCAGGAACAGTGCAGATCAAGGAGCTCCAGTCGGCAATGAAGCAGCCCCAGTGAGAAAACCGAAGCCTCCAGTGTCTCCAAAGCCTGTCATGGCCCAAATAAAGAGACAGGGAGGCCCACAGACCCCCCCACAGCCTGTCTCCAACAAGAGGGTTCCCTTGCCTGGCCCTGGGACACCTGGAAGCCCAG TGGAAGGAAAGAAGAttcctccacctgtctctccCAAACCCAATCCTCCGCCGATGGCACCCAAACCGGCCAAGCTAATCCACTCCATGACCAGCCCCTCTTCGCCAACCCCGGCCCCTGCCACAGCCCCTATGAAGCACTCTATAGTGGCAAGACAGACCAGCTCACCCCCCTGTTTTCCACCTTCCAACATCCCAAGTCTGCCTAATGCAAAACCGCTGAGCCCGTCTCCCCAGAGTCCCCACACCCCGCAGACCCCAACTACACCACAGACGCCCCAGACTCCTGCCACTCCCAGCCCGACCCCGCCCCCTGTCAAGCCTCCCCGCTCCTCCATTGGGGGTGTGTCGGTGGACAGCGGGATGACGGGTGGTGGGGTCACTGTGCCGGCGCCTACAACACCGGATTTCGGTGTGGGTTCGTTGGTGCATCAGAAACTGGAGGAGACGAGCGCGTCGCTGGCTGCCGCTCTGCAGGCCGTGGAGGAAAAGATACTGCATCAAGAGga CTCTGTGGATGAGCAGAAAACCACAGTTAGCATCCTCGACGACATTGGCAGCATGTTCGACGACCTGGCTGACCAGCTGGACGCCATGTTGGAGTAA
- the caskin1 gene encoding caskin-1 isoform X10, with amino-acid sequence MGKDQELLQAVKTEDLLTVQKLLQRPRPGKAKLLGSAKKVNVNFQDTDGFSPLHHASLNGNLELITLLLESQAAVDIRDQKAGMRPLHYAAWQGKAEPMKMLLKSGSSVNGQSDEGQIPLHLAAQHGHYDVSEMLLQHQSNPCIVDNAGKTPLDLACEFGRVGVVQLLLSSNMCAALLEPKKGDTHDPNGTSPLHLAAKNGHIDIIRLLIQAGIDINRQTKAGTALHEAALCGKTEAVRLLLESGINAAVRNTYSQTALDIVYQFTATQASREIKQLLRDASAALQVRALKDYCNNYDLTSLNIKAGDVITRELKVLQSYTDADQVLEQHPDGRWKGCIHDNRTGNDRVGYFPSTMVEVISKRTGLASTVICTQQFQKIPLVPPATVAPANAVVNGNDTTFHQIHILPPPPPPPPHSHQPLLPLFTSFGYNKSPVTSPLGDTPTGPGCRGSEASPHSSPSPSSGPHGGSNEEIWVLRKPVAGGDRSSVGSSGSVTSLRSSGSGQSAGSATHILHAQAEGVKLLATVLSQSAKAKEHLMEQSKSVDQSTGSASSSRTSSQSGCPLHEAPPYDATASRKGEGPGEGKDLTAIGITKPGHRKKMTSEINKLSVNEWLPEQKPANLGEWLSAVGLSQYHQVLVQNGYENIEFITDITWEDLQEIGITKLGHQKKLMLAVKRLAEMQRNSDGRGSLKKKPPPITQQKEVMSLDGPPPDELMSPKMGTFQDSELSKELQTALTQPGQEVCKAQRNRTLSKDHDEVMTGGGGGGGGGGGGGGGGGGGGGGGCAGPPKKEARTMRQQSSQSSTSSHRGSMSSQGKHRHSHSHSQPAPPYTPPHTPTKTRTSSSSSSSSVQSTASPQAKHRPSTQYNQGERPQSPRSQPPQSPTQRGPPCPQPQPQPQQPQQPPVQLQQQTPPQHQPQTQVMEVGENQQPQVPLLCLPPEAELAKGEESESSALQKKQTHSLTRYAVSDGECDERAGEGGEAGVEVRGGQGSAVFRGVGVKYATVTHRVSRSHSVRNQEKAVSRNHTALRQKKKGPPPPPPKRSSSAITGSNSNLTEANAQQNTLTTTGGMLDVPYNQQRRASDLGVSVETGIVETSSVGSVRSIAAMLEMSSIGGGAKGMALQKNFLQVGKTRDAIGLDGEVVNRRRTISGPVSELVAAARRDQPTPTALPSPTPQPEPSPVLVNSPSPNPPSSPHPSSGGSGSSSENLPFADEGSLTIRRQGRGEGEGQCVFCVCLQGDDEGPQGDGGYPQEDVSRVEPTTTLKRRPRSSTPHPNGSDFTLQESSTVKRRPKSRDKEPEGFADMAAANGEPVGSGQPNTTQPVSYQNGTGTVKRRPVSDVGVTEQPQPQPQPQPQPQPQPQPQPQPQPQPQPQHQPQPQPQVTAVPRRNSADQGAPVGNEAAPVRKPKPPVSPKPVMAQIKRQGGPQTPPQPVSNKRVPLPGPGTPGSPVEGKKIPPPVSPKPNPPPMAPKPAKLIHSMTSPSSPTPAPATAPMKHSIVARQTSSPPCFPPSNIPSLPNAKPLSPSPQSPHTPQTPTTPQTPQTPATPSPTPPPVKPPRSSIGGVSVDSGMTGGGVTVPAPTTPDFGVGSLVHQKLEETSASLAAALQAVEEKILHQEDSVDEQKTTVSILDDIGSMFDDLADQLDAMLE; translated from the exons GTTTTCTCCGCTGCATCATGCATCACTCAATGGGAACCTGGAGCTCATCACTCTGCTGCTGGAGTCACAGGCTGCTGTGGACATCAGAGACCAGAAAG CAGGTATGCGGCCGCTGCACTACGCTGCCTGGCAGGGGAAGGCGGAACCTATGAAGATGTTGCTGAAATCTGGTTCATCTGTCAACGGCCAATCAGATGAAGGACAGATTCCTCTCCACCTGGCAGCGCAGCACGGCCACTACGACGTG TCGGAGATGCTGCTGCAGCACCAGTCCAATCCTTGTATTGTGGACAACGCAGGGAAAACACCTCTGGACCTGGCCTGTGAGTTCGGCAGAGTTGGG gTGGTCCAGTTGTTGCTGTCCAGTAACATGTGTGCTGCTTTACTGGAGCCCAAAAAAGGAGACACCCATGACCCCAATGGGACATCTCCGCTGCACCTGGCTGCCAAGAATGGACACATAGACATCATCag ACTGTTGATCCAGGCGGGCATCGACATCAACAGACAGACCAAAGCGGGCACTGCCCTGCATGAAGCAGCCCTGTGTGGAAAGACAGAGGCAGTGAGACTCCTGCTGGAA AGTGGTATCAACGCCGCAGTAAGAAACACCTACAGCCAGACGGCGCTGGACATTGTCTACCAGTTCACTGCAACACAAGCCAGCAGAGAGATCAAACAGCTGCTGAGGG ATGCATCAGCAGCTCTTCAGGTTCGAGCTTTGAAGGATTACTGCAACAACTATGACTTGACCAGCCTCAACATCAAAGCAGGAGACGTCATTACG AGGGAGCTAAAGGTGCTACAAAGCTACACTGATGCAGATCAA GTTTTGGAGCAGCACCCTGATGGACGCTGGAAAGGCTGTATCCATGACAACCGAACAGGGAATGACCGAGTGGGCTACTTCCCTTCTACCATGGTGGAAGTCATCAGCAAACGCACAG GTTTGGCCAGCACAGTCATTTGCACTCAACAGTTTCAAAAGATACCGCTGGTTCCTCCGGCGACGGTTGCCCCTGCCAACGCGGTAGTCAACGGCAACGACACCACGTTCCATCAGATCCATATCCTGCCTccaccgcctcctcctccaccacatTCCCATCAGCCACTGCTTCCACTTTTCACTTCCTTTGGCTATAACAAGTCGCCCGTGACAAGCCCACTGGGAGACACACCCACTGGCCCAG GTTGTCGCGGCTCAGAGGCAAGTCCTCACAGCTCTCCCTCCCCATCCAGCGGGCCCCATGGAGGCTCCAACGAAGAGATCTGGGTACTGCGCAAGCCCGTGGCAG GTGGAGATCGCAGCAGTGTTGGTAGCTCTGGCAGTGTCACCAGTCTGAGGTCATCCGGCAGCGGTCAAAGTGCCGGCAGCGCCACACACATCCTCCACGCACAGGCTGAAGGGGTGAAG CTACTAGCCACAgtcttgtctcagtctgcaaaagccaaggagCATCTGATGGAGCAGTCCAAGTCTGTGGACCAGTCTACAG GCTCTGCCAGTTCCTCGCGGACATCCAGCCAATCGGGCTGTCCTCTTCACGAGGCGCCGCCTTATGACGCCACGGCAAgcaggaagggggaggggccaGGCGAGGGGAAG gatcTGACAGCTATAGGAATAACTAAACCAGGTCACAGAAAGAAGATGACTTCAGAAATTAACAAGCTAAGTGTCAATGAGTGGCTTCCTGAGCAGAAACCT GCTAATCTTGGAGAGTGGCTATCTGCTGTTGGTCTAAGCCAGTACCATCAGGTATTAGTGCAGAATGGCTATGAGAATATCGAATTCATCACCGACATCACCTGGGAGGACCTGCAGGAAATAGGCATTACTAAACTAG GCCACCAGAAGAAGCTAATGCTAGCAGTGAAACGACTGGCTGAAATGCAGCGCAATTCTGATGGGCGGGGCTCCCTTAAAAAGAAACCTCCACCAATCACACAGCAGAAGGAAGTCATGTCATTGGATGGCCCGCCTCCAGACG agctcaTGTCTCCAAAGATGGGCACCTTCCAGGACAGCGAGTTAAGCAAAGAGCTACAGACTGCCTTGACCCAGCCAGGACAAGAAGTCTGCAAAGCTCAACGAAATCGCACTCTGAGCAAAGACcatgatgaggtgatgacaggaggaggaggcggaggaggcggaggaggcggaggaggaggaggaggaggaggaggaggaggaggaggatgtgctGGGCCACCTAAGAAGGAGGCACGGACTATGAGGCAGCAGAGCAGCCAAAGCAGCACGTCCTCTCACAGAGGCAGTATGTCCTCACAGGGAAAACACCGTCACTCCCACTCCCATTCCCAGCCTGCACCTCCCTACACACCGCCTCACACTCCTACCAAGACAAgaacttcctcttcctcctccagctcctctgtCCAGAGCACAGCTTCCCCGCAGGCCAAACACAGGCCGTCCACCCAGTACAACCAGGGTGAGAGACCTCAGTCGCCACGCTCCCAACCCCCTCAGTCTCCAACTCAGCGCGGACCTCCATGTCCACAGCCTCAGCCCCAGCCCCAGCAACCACAGCAGCCTCCAGTCCAGCTGCAGCAACAGACACCTCCTCAGCACCAGCCACAGACACAGGTCATGGAGGTAGGGGAGAATCAACAACCCCAGGTCCCActcctctgcctccccccaGAGGCTGAGCTGGCTAAGGGAGAAGAATCAGAGTCTTCAGCGCTCCAGAAGAAACAAACCCACAGCCTCACCAGGTACGCTGTCTCAGATGGTGAGTGTGACGAGAGGGCAGGTGAAGGTGGAGAAGCAGGGGTGGAAGTTAGGGGAGGCCAGGGCTCTGCGGTCTTCAGAGGGGTAGGGGTCAAATATGCAACAGTGACCCATCGTGTTAGCCGCAGCCACTCTGTTCGCAACCAGGAAAAAGCTGTCAGCCGCAACCACACAGCTCTGCGTCAGAAGAAAAAAGGTCCGCCCCCACCTCCGCCCAAACGCTCTAGCTCCGCCATTACAGGCTCGAACTCCAACCTGACGGAGGCCAACGCACAACAGAACACGCTCACCACCACAGGAGGGATGCTGGACGTGCCTTACAACCAACAGCGGAGGGCCAGCGATCTGGGGGTGTCTGTGGAGACTGGGATTGTAGAGACCAGCAGTGTAGGTAGCGTAAGGAGCATCGCTGCCATGTTGGAGATGTCTTCTATAGGGGGTGGAGCCAAAGGCATGGCATTGCAGAAGAATTTCCTGCAG GTGGGGAAAACACGTGATGCCATTGGTCTGGACGGTGAAGTGGTGAACAGACGACGGACTATTAGTGGTCCTGTCAGTGAGCTTGTCGCAGCTGCCAGGCGTGACCAGCCAACTCCTACTGCTTTACCTTCACCAACACCCCAGCCTGAACCCTCCCCTGTCCTGGTGAATTCCCCGTCACCTAACCCCCCGTCCTCCCCACACCCAAGCTCGGGTGGCAGCGGCAGTTCATCAGAGAACCTTCCGTTTGCAGATGAGGGAAGCTTGACCATTCGCCGCCAGGGtcgaggagaaggagaaggacag tgtgtattttgtgtttgtctgcaggggGATGACGAGGGTCCCCAAGGAGACGGAGGATACCCGCAGGAGGACGTCTCCAGGGTTGAACCCACAACTACCTTAAAGAGACGACCTCGCAGCTCCACACCCCACCCCAATGGGTCGGACTTCACTCTCCAGGAGTCGTCCACCGTGAAACGACGGCCAAAGAGCCGGGACAAGGAGCCGGAAGGCTTTGCTGACATGGCTGCAGCTAACGGAGAGCCTGTAGGGTCTGGGCAGCCAAACACGACGCAGCCAGTGTCCTACCAGAATGGCACAGGCACAGTGAAACGCCGGCCAGTGTCTGATGTTGGAGTGACTGAGCAGCCGCAGCCTCAGCCTCAACCTCAACCTCAGCCTCAACCTCAACCCCAACCTCAACCTCAACCTCAACCTCAACCTCAACCCCAACATCAACCGCAACCTCAACCACAAGTGACTGCTGTTCCTCGCAGGAACAGTGCAGATCAAGGAGCTCCAGTCGGCAATGAAGCAGCCCCAGTGAGAAAACCGAAGCCTCCAGTGTCTCCAAAGCCTGTCATGGCCCAAATAAAGAGACAGGGAGGCCCACAGACCCCCCCACAGCCTGTCTCCAACAAGAGGGTTCCCTTGCCTGGCCCTGGGACACCTGGAAGCCCAG TGGAAGGAAAGAAGAttcctccacctgtctctccCAAACCCAATCCTCCGCCGATGGCACCCAAACCGGCCAAGCTAATCCACTCCATGACCAGCCCCTCTTCGCCAACCCCGGCCCCTGCCACAGCCCCTATGAAGCACTCTATAGTGGCAAGACAGACCAGCTCACCCCCCTGTTTTCCACCTTCCAACATCCCAAGTCTGCCTAATGCAAAACCGCTGAGCCCGTCTCCCCAGAGTCCCCACACCCCGCAGACCCCAACTACACCACAGACGCCCCAGACTCCTGCCACTCCCAGCCCGACCCCGCCCCCTGTCAAGCCTCCCCGCTCCTCCATTGGGGGTGTGTCGGTGGACAGCGGGATGACGGGTGGTGGGGTCACTGTGCCGGCGCCTACAACACCGGATTTCGGTGTGGGTTCGTTGGTGCATCAGAAACTGGAGGAGACGAGCGCGTCGCTGGCTGCCGCTCTGCAGGCCGTGGAGGAAAAGATACTGCATCAAGAGga CTCTGTGGATGAGCAGAAAACCACAGTTAGCATCCTCGACGACATTGGCAGCATGTTCGACGACCTGGCTGACCAGCTGGACGCCATGTTGGAGTAA